A window from Podospora bellae-mahoneyi strain CBS 112042 chromosome 1 map unlocalized CBS112042p_1, whole genome shotgun sequence encodes these proteins:
- a CDS encoding uncharacterized protein (EggNog:ENOG503P1TK; COG:S): MSQFPGFIPWPYNQYQGHPAPPPPAQSPYGYQPPTAYPAPPFPPPPTYGAPSAFPPPPEAHQNAAQGSFNYNASNIPGLGMGANSAMGNAFPAAPPPANPWAQPLPVSYTPTIPNLHSAQQIVIPGTKPPQPVAPAAQVAVSIEMEEGELSEGQFEDLYDDTQKSPPPASPPKQTAKKLPVTQPSAVPSTVASQPTSASDTPEGGFYGNDEDEGETGSKANGTASRDRSASYSPFLSPRESSNETPASQSQGAGPSNVVKPQSNNPSETVPPVTNVGLPGLQPQSSTVPNANGTPESPANYLDTFKSVPEAKKEAQKAILRLWALGVKYQTYLDEGFDEKVIKALFGDLHLELPKPVVEKAKAEAQTVPSPGASADSPTTAQAQGTQPESKDTAGPVTKSKGEERKDRIARLLAAKAAKGPAVVPPKPAVVPPNPAAAPSPAPAPAPAEAPKPTPPAGPKAKIRGEKERILQEKIAALQKAREAQASGAGKAGSQTPANTATVATPQQQPAGTSSMTLNFASSQPGTLAVQNSGLPTPPFPGIVGSTNVQLNTASQRKRPVAADFVDYPSAAGSTKRPFGQLRQEASLIIDVSDVSDDEEMDMDMGSPTDEPSSIQSKDGPTASRGPSIRDFPPLTNLPQRQLSTSITPLHTPPTGPALGGKRHTELTIKEREIQEMRRMIALAEAKRKAKLPQAGSRAQTQSGQTPEPKNAGTPVLSSPAQSDRPTPQPTPEATSIRPPKASDTATSNPAQKAAQHGRLAALEEKRRRLEQLRTEEALLQAEIEKEMLAAQSDQVSTPSDREAPQDSGLNSGDDRTEVPPPQGVASADVEGLSSSGASLAPDGAQVTEAVSVDEVKTSGEPSQTDIPPQQADEPKQALSSDTPSSSGSQYPSSSDLAQAQSVMSVDGGESESRQSVEGSLPNSNPDVRADDESAPAAVLETPQPSTNQEVDETTPMEIDSEAPSPTTAESIISGIVDSNVNEAEHPPVPLPDQISSAAQPREKVQEVEVEATGEEIRNPIKKQDRAFMPYKSPLHIFRAYRFHPEFEQTVPNGVKSLTYSSRVDVQKPLCPYELNNQQCPENCEFQHFSNIKILDDQILLELGKSDFTGEQRARFNQGLRELLQVYKAQKVRDFDVIARGIIKFRSEFLGDKSKVLNLEGVTL; encoded by the exons ATGTCACAGTTTCCAGGCTTTATTCCATGGCCATACAATCAATATCAGGGCCAtcccgctccccctccaccggcgcAGTCTCCGTACGGTTACCAACCCCCCACTGCCTACCCTGCACCACCCTttcctccgccgccgacatACGGTGCTCCGAGTGccttcccgccgccgcccgaaGCCCACCAGAATGCAGCTCAAGGCTCTTTCAACTACAATGCGAGCAACATACCTGGTCTTGGGATGGGAGCAAACAGCGCTATGGGCAATGCTTTCCCAGCcgcacctccaccagcaaaTCCATGGGCACAGCCGTTGCCAGTTTCATACACGCCCACCATTCCAAACCTTCATTCTGCCCAGCAAATCGTAATTCCTGGCACAAAGCCCCCACAACCTGTGGCACCCGCTGCCCAAGTGGCCGTCAGCATCGAGATGGAGGAAGGCGAGTTGAGTGAGGGCCAGTTTGAGGATCTTTATGATGATACGCAAAagtcaccaccgccggccagCCCCCCGAAACAGACTGCCAAAAAGCTTCCTGTCACACAGCCAAGCGCTGTCCCGAGTACAGTCGCCAGTCAACCCACCAGTGCGTCTGATACACCGGAGGGTGGCTTCTATGGCAATGATGAAGACGAAGGTGAGACTGGGTCCAAGGCCAATGGCACTGCCT CTCGCGATAGGTCCGCGTCCTACTCTCCATTCCTATCACCCAGAGAAAGCTCGAACGAAACCCCCGCATCCCAATCCCAAGGAGCCGGACCTTCCAATGTCGTAAAACCACAGTCCAACAACCCTTCAGAAACCGTCCCGCCTGTGACAAATGTTGGCTTGCCCGGCCTGCAGCCACAGTCGTCCACGGTTCCGAATGCCAATGGCACTCCAGAAAGTCCCGCCAATTATTTGGACACCTTCAAATCGGTGCCAgaagccaagaaggaggccCAAAAAGCAATCCTACGGTTGTGGGCCCTTGGAGTTAAATATCAAACCTATCTCGACGAAGGGTTTGATGAGAAGGTGATCAAAGCCTTGTTTGGAGATCTTCATCTTGAACTGCCCAAGCCTGTTGTAgagaaggcaaaggcggAAGCACAGACTGTCCCGTCGCCAGGCGCAAGTGCGGATAGTCCCACGACGGCCCAAGCACAAGGGACACAACCTGAGTCCAAGGATACGGCGGGGCCAGTAACCAAGAGTAAAGGGGAAGAGCGTAAGGATCGCATTGCTCgtctcctcgccgccaaggCTGCAAAAGGGCCGGCTGTCGTTCCCCCAAAGCCCGCAGTTGtaccaccaaacccagcgGCAGCGCcatcgccagcgccagcacCAGCTCCGGCTGAAGCACCGAAGCCTACCCCGCCTGCGGGACCGAAAGCCAAGATTcgaggagaaaaagaacgCATCCTCCAGGAGAAGATCGCAGCCTTGCAGAAGGCTCGAGAGGCGCAAGCGTCTGGAGCTGGAAAGGCAGGTTCTCAAACTCCTGCGAATACTGCTACGGTTGCTAcaccgcaacaacaacctgccGGCACCTCAAGCATGACCTTGAATTTTGCCAGTTCCCAGCCAGGCACCCTCGCTGTTCAGAATAGTGGCctgccaacaccaccctttccTGGCATCGTTGGATCTACCAACGTTCAGCTCAACACGGCAAGTCAGCGCAAGCGACCGGTCGCTGCTGATTTCGTTGACTACCCATCCGCTGCTGGATCAACAAAGCGGCCTTTTGGTCAGTTACGCCAAGAAGCCTCTCTCATCATTGACGTTAGCGACGTTTCggacgatgaagagatgGACATGGATATGGGTTCTCCCACTGACGAGCCATCATCAATCCAGTCGAAAGATGGTCCGACTGCATCACGTGGGCCATCCATTCGTGATTTCCCTCCATTGACAAACCTCCCACAGCGACAATTGTCAACTTCTATAACCCCTTTGCACACACCACCAACTGGCCCAGCCTTGGGAGGAAAACGGCACACTGAACTCACCAtcaaggagagagagattcAGGAAATGCGAAGGATGATTGCATTGGCTGAAGCAAAGCGGAAAGCGAAGTTGCCCCAAGCAGGTTCGCGGGCACAGACTCAGTCAGGCCAAACACCAGAACCTAAGAATGCTGGCACTCCTGTCTTGAGTAGCCCTGCTCAGTCAGACAGGCCAACTCCTCAGCCCACCCCGGAAGCCACGTCGATTAGGCCTCCCAAGGCTTCAGATACCGCAACTTCTAACCCGGCACAGAAAGCCGCACAGCACGGCCGCCTTGCTGCCCTTGAAGAGAAACGGCGGCGTCTGGAGCAGCTACGTACAGAGGAGGCGTTGTTACAAGcggagattgagaaggagatgctGGCTGCCCAGTCGGACCAGGTCAGCACGCCATCTGACAGAGAGGCGCCCCAAGATAGCGGGCTCAACTCTGGAGATGATAGGACAG AAGTGCCTCCGCCGCAAGGGGTAGCATCGGCTGATGTCGAGGGGCTCTCATCTTCTGGTGCGTCTCTGGCTCCTGACGGTGCGCAGGTGACAGAGGCAGTCTCGGTTGATGAAGTCAAAACTTCAGGTGAGCCGTCACAGACAGATATTCCGCCCCAACAAGCCGATGAACCCAAGCAAGCTCTCAGCAGCGACACACCAAGCTCCAGCGGTTCCCAGTATCCCAGCAGCAGTGACTTGGCACAAGCCCAAAGCGTCATGTCTGTGGACGGTGGCGAGTCAGAGAGCCGCCAATCTGTGGAAGGCTCTCTACCCAACAGTAATCCAGATGTCCGAGCAGATGATGAGAGTGCTCCAGCTGCAGTCCTTGAGACACCTCAGCCCTCTACTAACCAAGAAGTCGATGAAACGACGCCCATGGAGATTGATTCTGAAGCGCCCAGTCCAACCACAGCGGAATCTATTATTAGCGGCATTGTTGACAGCAACGTGAATGAGGCGGAGCATCCACCAGTCCCATTACCTGATCAAATATCGAGTGCTGCTCAGCCTCGGGAGAAGGTGCAAGAAGTCGAAGTCGAGGCAACAGGAGAA GAAATTCGCAACcccatcaagaagcaggaCCGTGCCTTTATGCCGTATAAGAGCCCTCTGCATATTTTCCGTGCCTATCGCTTCCATCCCGAGTTTGAACAGACCGTGCCTAACGGCGTCAAATCCTTGACATACAGCAGCAGGGTCGATGTGCAAAAGCCGCTCTGTCCGTATGAACTGAACAATCAACAGTGCCCTGAAAACTGCGAGTTCCAGCACTTTAGCAACATCAAAATTCTTG ATGACCAAATCCTTCTGGAACTTGGCAAATCAGACTTCACCGGCGAACAAAGAGCTCGGTTCAATCAAGGGCTCCGTGAGCTACTTCAGGTATACAAGGCCCAAAAGGTTAGAGACTTCGACGTTATCGCTCGAGGCATCATCAAGTTCCGCTCCGAGTTCCTTGGAGATAAGAGCAAGGTGCTCAACTTGGAAGGAGTAACGCTTTGA